A single genomic interval of Musa acuminata AAA Group cultivar baxijiao chromosome BXJ3-4, Cavendish_Baxijiao_AAA, whole genome shotgun sequence harbors:
- the LOC135634954 gene encoding ethylene-responsive transcription factor ERF027-like isoform X1 gives MAERPWDLQGHAGESSRAFPSSQLGEQMTRSYDQGANAPQPEMEPRVRAGASRRHPSYRGIRYRSGKWVSEIREPRKSTRIWLGTYTTAEMAAVAYDVAAHALRGTDAQLNFPDQIASRPSPLSSSPTHIRVAAAEAAASLMPSSGAGDESDGAAAAAAAAVDTVASQQQPGSYIDEEEIFDMPQLLVNMAEGMLMSPPRLSPHGSDDSPEVSEGESLWSYR, from the coding sequence ATGGCTGAACGCCCTTGGGACTTGCAGGGTCATGCGGGGGAGAGCAGCCGAGCATTCCCATCTTCTCAACTCGGCGAGCAGATGACCCGTTCTTATGATCAAGGAGCTAATGCGCCGCAGCCGGAGATGGAGCCACGCGTCAGGGCAGGCGCCTCACGGAGGCACCCGAGCTACCGCGGCATACGGTACCGGAGCGGCAAGTGGGTGTCGGAGATCCGCGAGCCGCGAAAGTCCACCCGCATCTGGCTCGGCACGTACACAACCGCAGAGATGGCGGCCGTGGCCTACGACGTCGCAGCGCATGCACTCCGCGGCACGGACGCCCAGCTGAACTTTCCGGACCAAATTGCCTCGCGTCCGTCGCCGCTCTCGTCCTCTCCGACCCATATCCgtgtggcggcggcggaggctgCCGCTTCCCTGATGCCGAGTTCCGGAGCGGGCGACGAAAGCGAtggcgctgccgccgccgccgccgccgcagtcgACACCGTTGCTTCGCAACAACAGCCAGGGAGTTATATAGATGAGGAAGAGATATTCGACATGCCGCAGTTGTTGGTGAACATGGCGGAGGGGATGCTCATGAGCCCACCTAGGTTGAGTCCGCACGGTTCTGATGACTCGCCGGAGGTTTCGGAGGGTGAGAGCTTGTGGAGCTATCGTTAG
- the LOC135634954 gene encoding ethylene-responsive transcription factor ERF026-like isoform X2 — MTRSYDQGANAPQPEMEPRVRAGASRRHPSYRGIRYRSGKWVSEIREPRKSTRIWLGTYTTAEMAAVAYDVAAHALRGTDAQLNFPDQIASRPSPLSSSPTHIRVAAAEAAASLMPSSGAGDESDGAAAAAAAAVDTVASQQQPGSYIDEEEIFDMPQLLVNMAEGMLMSPPRLSPHGSDDSPEVSEGESLWSYR, encoded by the coding sequence ATGACCCGTTCTTATGATCAAGGAGCTAATGCGCCGCAGCCGGAGATGGAGCCACGCGTCAGGGCAGGCGCCTCACGGAGGCACCCGAGCTACCGCGGCATACGGTACCGGAGCGGCAAGTGGGTGTCGGAGATCCGCGAGCCGCGAAAGTCCACCCGCATCTGGCTCGGCACGTACACAACCGCAGAGATGGCGGCCGTGGCCTACGACGTCGCAGCGCATGCACTCCGCGGCACGGACGCCCAGCTGAACTTTCCGGACCAAATTGCCTCGCGTCCGTCGCCGCTCTCGTCCTCTCCGACCCATATCCgtgtggcggcggcggaggctgCCGCTTCCCTGATGCCGAGTTCCGGAGCGGGCGACGAAAGCGAtggcgctgccgccgccgccgccgccgcagtcgACACCGTTGCTTCGCAACAACAGCCAGGGAGTTATATAGATGAGGAAGAGATATTCGACATGCCGCAGTTGTTGGTGAACATGGCGGAGGGGATGCTCATGAGCCCACCTAGGTTGAGTCCGCACGGTTCTGATGACTCGCCGGAGGTTTCGGAGGGTGAGAGCTTGTGGAGCTATCGTTAG